In Deltaproteobacteria bacterium, a single window of DNA contains:
- a CDS encoding PPC domain-containing protein — translation MTDIPSNRTTNATVEVGGTQTGAIETANDWDWFAVDLVAGRTYTIDLRGSRTGDGTLSDPILVGLYGSSSQYVSGTTNDNGGEGRNSHLVFTATASGRYYVAAGARNYGLGTYELEVRDTSADDTRSGAVDLGDITSLEGPRFPRNSMDGDGDRVGHYRFTLTEAKKVNLGLRQQDADADLFLEDAEGNVLHRSVADGTSNERVVATLLAGTYYA, via the coding sequence ATGACTGATATCCCTTCCAACCGGACCACCAACGCCACCGTCGAGGTAGGCGGCACGCAGACCGGAGCCATCGAGACCGCGAACGATTGGGACTGGTTCGCGGTCGACCTCGTGGCGGGGCGCACCTACACGATCGATCTGCGGGGAAGCCGCACGGGCGACGGCACGCTTTCCGATCCCATTCTCGTGGGTTTGTACGGTTCATCAAGTCAATATGTTTCAGGCACTACGAACGACAACGGTGGCGAGGGCCGCAACAGCCATCTCGTGTTCACCGCCACCGCGAGCGGCCGCTACTACGTCGCGGCAGGCGCCCGGAACTACGGCTTGGGCACCTACGAGCTCGAGGTCCGGGACACCTCCGCCGACGATACGCGCTCGGGCGCGGTCGATCTCGGTGATATCACGAGTCTGGAAGGCCCCCGCTTTCCCCGCAACTCGATGGACGGCGACGGCGACCGCGTCGGCCACTACCGGTTCACGCTCACCGAAGCGAAGAAGGTGAATCTCGGCCTGCGCCAGCAGGACGCCGATGCCGATCTGTTCCTGGAGGACGCCGAGGGCAACGTGCTGCACCGCAGCGTCGCGGACGGCACGTCGAACGAGAGGGTCGTGGCCACGCTGTTGGCCGGCACGTACTACGCGC